The nucleotide window CCGGAGACGACATGGACCCGCAGCCGGCCGCCCTCCTGCACGCACTCCACCACGATCCCCGAGGCGTCGGCCGCGGCCACCGTCCGCACCGAGGCCGACGGGGTGTATGTCGGCAGCGCGGCGGCCGACTTCACCTCCCGGGCGAGAGGCACCGTGCCCGACCGGGCGGCGGTGACGGCGGCGTCGCTCGCGTCCACACACACCAGGGACCCGTCGGTGGTGACCAGGTACAGCTTCTCGTCCAGATACTGCATCGACAGGGCCGATCCGCCGCCGGTGCCCAGCTTCCACAGGCGGGTGCCGTCGGCGGCGAAGCAGTACACCGAAGAGGCCGAGTCACCCGCGAAGACATAGCGGCCGCCGGGAGCCGTCGCGCAGGAGTAGACCACCGTGTCGCACCGGTAGGTGGCTTCCGGCGTCCCATCGTCCTTGGCCAGCCGCTGGACCACGCGCCGGTCGGTGCCGGCGTACACCGCATGGTCCTCCTGCCAGCCGAACAGCACCGCACCGTTGGTCGGTGTGTGCCACAACTCGCGGCTGCCGTCGGCGCGGTAGGCCGTCACCCCGCGGTGGTGGCCGTGGTAGACGGCGCGTTCGTCCCGCCGCACCATCCAGGCGTGTGCGCCCGCGCTGCGCCGTGACCACTGGAACTCGTCCTCGTGGTCGATGACCGTCAGCCCGCCGTCGCGGTCGGCGACATGGAGGACGCCCTCGCGGATGTCCAGCCAGAAGATGTCGACATCGGGGGCGATGTCATAGGCGGCGAAGGGGACCTTCGACGAGAGGTCGTAGACCGTTCCGTCGTCACAGCCGGCGTAGATCCAGAAGTCGTCGGCCACCAGGCACTTGACGCCGTCGGGCAGCTGATAGTGCGCCAGTACCTCGCCGTCGTGACCCAGGGTGTAGACGTCGCCGTGCTGATTGCCGACCCAGCAGCGGTCCTCCGCGACATGGATGCCGAACGCCGACGCGCCGGTGCGAAAGCGCCACAGCACCGGTGCGACCGCGCGGGCCGTCGAGGGCGTGGAGGTGACCTGGCGCCGTGTCACCGGGCGGGCGGACCGCTGTCCCTGTACCGCCGGTGCGTAGCCCTTGCGGACCTTCTCGCCGATCTTCCGCGCGGCCGCGGCCCGCGCTTTCTCCCCCGTCGGGAACGTCGAGGTCTGCTGCTGGCCGCCGGCGCCGATCCGTCCGTAGCGCACCGAGACCACCGTGCCCCGCACCGTCACCTCGTAGAACTTGGGGGCACCGCCGCCCTCTTGCGACAGTTCCAGATATGTCCTGCCCTCGGACATGGTGCTCCCCTCCCCGGGCGGCCCCACGGCCGTCCCCCGCGGAAAAAACCGTACGGCCGACCACTGACAACGGATCATGGAACGCCGATCGCGGGCCGCTGATCAGCGCGTTCGCGACGGCGGTTAGCGTGAGCGCGTGACGACTTCATTCAACGCACCCGATGAGCCCGACGCGCTGCCCGGCAGTCAGGGGCCGGCCGCGACCGTGGAGGCGCAGCCGCGCTCCATCGGTACCGTGACCATGACCTATGCGCCCGACCCCGACGGCGACCCGGATCCCGGAGAGATCGTGTGGACCTGGGTGCCCTACGAGGAGAACGACGGCCGCGGCAAGGACCGTCCGGTGCTGGTCGTCGCCCGTGAGGCGGGCGGAACGCTGCTGGCCGTGCAGCTGTCCAGCAAGGGCCACCACAACGACCGGGAATGGGTGCCCCTGGGCGCCGGCCCGTGGGACCGCGCGGGGCGCGACTCCTGGGTGGCCGTGGACCGGGTGCTGCGGGTGCATCCGGCCGGGATGCGGCGCGAGGCCTGCGCACTGGACCGCGGCCGCTTCAACCTCGTCGTCAACCGGCTGCGCGAGCGCTACGGCTGGCGCTGACGGCCGCCCCCGGGGTCAGGCCTCCGCCAGGGCCAGGAGCTTGCTGACGGTGTTCCAGTTACGGGCGGTGGCCGTCACCCCGAGCCGGGCGCGGCTCACGGTCTCGGCGAGCTTGGAGCGCCCGGTGCCACCGGGGCACCACAGATACAGTTCGCGCCCGATCAGGCGGTACTGATCGGGCGCGAACGCCGCCGGGTCGAGCGCGTCCAGTCGCGAGGTGTCGGCCGGCACGTCCGACAGGAACGTCACATGGAGGGTCTTGGGCTCCGGCACGGCCTGCGGGAACGGATTCGCGGCGACGGCGGCGGCCAGCTCCTCGGCCGTCCGGACCACGACCGGCACCGTCAGCCCGAGCTCGGCGGCGATCCGGTCGTGCAGCATCCGGGCCGTCTCCTCCGGCGGCGTACCGGGGTCGGCGAAGACGATATTGCCGGTCTGCAGCAGGACCGAGACGTCCTTCAGGCCCAGGGACTCGGCCAGCTCCAGCTGTCCGGCCTTGGGGAAGGAGTTGTGTCCGCCGACGTTGATGCCGCGGAGCAGAGCGATCTGACGGGACATGACACTGCCATTCGTGGGAGCCGGACTCGGGGCGGACGGACGACGGACGGAATCAGAAGAGCGGAGCGGGCAGCACACCTTCCAGGGCCAGCAGCAGGCGCTTGGTCTCCAGACCCCCGCCGAAACCGCCGATCCCGCCGTCACTGGCCACCACACGGTGGCAGGGCACGATCACCGGCAGCGGGTTGGAGCCCATCGCGGCGCCCACCGCGCGGGCCGCGCCCGGCTCCCCGACCCGGTCGGCGAGATCCTGATAGCCGACGACGCCGCCATAGGGGACATCGCAGGCCAGGATCCGCAGGACACGGGCGGAGAACCCGGAGGACAGCGACCAGTCCAGCGGGACGGTGAAGGTCCGCAGCCCGCCGGCGAAATAGGCGGACAGCTCGGAGACGGCCGTCGCCAGATGCGGTATGCCGGTGAGCGGCGGCCCGCCGAAGAGCTGCTCCAGAGGGGTCAGCGCGCGGCGGGCCGTGCGCGCGTCGGCATGGAAGACGACCTGGACCAGGCCCGTGCCGGTCGCGGCGAGCAGCAGCGGACCGATGGGCGTCTCCAGCCGCGTCCAGGCCCAGTCGCGCCGGGTCGTCTCCGGTGCCGCGTCCGGCGCGGCCGCCGGCGGGGAATCCTGCTCTTCGTGCGTCACCTGTTCAGGGTAGGACGCACCACTGACAACGCGGCCGGGAACGGACCGGCACCGGCCGCCGGCCCCGCCCCGCGCCCGCCCGGACGTCAGTCGTCGTCCTCGCCTCCCACGGCGGCCCGCACCACGTCGGGCTTGTTGCTGATGATGCCGTCGACGCCCAGGCCGGCGACCTTGACCGCGGTCGCCGGGTCGTCGACGGTCCAGGTGTACAGGTCCAGCGGCCGGCGGTGCGGGCCCTTCAGACCGTGGACGGCGGCCACGTAGTCCCGGGTGACCGCGGTGTGGACGGGGTTGATCTGGTCGCAGTACTTCGCGAACTTCGGGAGGTCGGCGACGGACGGATTGCCGAGGAAGCCCGTCCTGACCTCCGGCTGCAGCCTGTGCACCGTCTTGATGGCATCCGCGTTGAAGCTCTGGATGACCAGCCGGTCCTTGAGGTGCGCGCTGTTCAGCCACCCCGCGCCGCGTAGCTCCCGCAGGGTCTCCCGTTCGATGCCCGGGTAGAGCTCCGGGGACTTCAGCTCCATCAGCAGGCTCTGGTCGTTGTGCTCGACCTCGTCCATGTAGTCCTCGAGGGTCGGCACCCGCTCCCCTTTGAACTTCGCTCCGAACCAGCTGCCCGCGTCCAGTTTCTCGATCTCGCGGAGCGTGAAGTCCGACACGTTCCACGGGGACCGGTCGGGAAAGACCTGCTCCACGTTGGTCGTCCGGGCGAGCGAGCTGTCATGGAGGATGACCAGCTCGCCGTCCTTGGTGCGCTGGACATCGTTCTCGACCCATTCGAACCCGAGCCGGGCGGCGGCGTCGATCGAGGCGAGCGTGTTCTCGGGGGCGTACGACGCGGCACCGCGGTGGGCGACCATCACCGGAGGGTGTCCGTGCGGCGCGGCCTGGGCGGCCGGGGAGAGGACGAGCGCGGACAGACCCAGGAGCGCACCGGCGGCGACGGTGGCGACGGGGCGGATACGCATACGGACTCCTCGTGACGTCATGGACGTGAACTGACGTGAAGTGACGTGTACCGGGGTCGGACGGACGGAGGCTCGCAGCCGGGCCGTAGCGGCAGGCGGTGGTGCGGTGGCCGGGTGCTGAACGGGACGTGGCCGGGGTTCCGTGCCGGAGCGTCGCGCAGTTGCAGGTCGCCTGGATCAGCTCTGCGACAGACGTACGCCCCGACGCCGTCCAACTTGCCGGAGCCACGGCATCCGCGCATCTTGACCGATGATGCGTCACCCGTCGTGCTTCTGAACGGTTTTGGTCGAACACCCCGCAGGCCGGCCCGGCGCGGTCGGCTCGCGGACCCGCCCCCGGGATCACGGAACCGGGCCGCGGTGCGACCGGTCCCGGACCGGGCGGTCTGCCGGGTGCCCGGCGTCGGCCCCGGCCCCGGCGGCGTGCTGCGGCCGGGGCCGCGCCACTCCGCGGCGAACGCAGAACGCGCCGCGCTGTCCGCCGCCCCGCGCCGGCCGGGCCCCGCCGGCCCTCGCGGGAGGCTTCCCTCATCCTGCAAAGACGCAGGTCAGGGCGCTACTCGCATCGGTTGTCAGTGCAGGGTCGTACGGTGGATCCCATGCGGCCCGTATCAAAGATCGAACGCACGGTGGCGCCTTTCGAGGTCGTCAGCCCCTACCAGCCCAGCGGCGACCAGCCGGCGGCCATCGCCGAACTGGAGAAGCGCGTCCGCGGGGGTGAAAAGGACGTCGTCCTGCTGGGCGCCACGGGTACCGGCAAGTCGGCGACCACCGCGTGGATGATCGAGAAGCTGCAGCGCCCGACGCTCGTCCTGGCGCCCAACAAGACCCTCGCGGCCCAGCTCGCCAACGAATTCCGCGAGCTGCTGCCGAACAACGCCGTCGAGTACTTCGTCTCCTACTACGACTACTACCAGCCCGAGGCGTACGTCCCGCAGTCCGATACGTACATCGAGAAGGACTCCTCCATCAACGAGGAGGTCGAACGGCTGCGCCACTCCGCCACGAATTCGCTGCTCACCCGGCGTGATGTCATCGTCGTCGCCTCGGTGTCCTGCATCTACGGCCTCGGTACGCCGCAGGAGTACGTCGACCGGATGGTGCCGCTGAAGGTCGGCGACGAATTCGACCGCGACCAGCTGCTGCGCCGCTTCGTCGACATCCAGTACACCCGCAACGACGTGTCCTTCACCCGCGGCACCTTCCGGGTGCGGGGCGACACCATCGAGATCTTCCCGGTCTACGAAGAGCTGGCCGTGCGGATCGAGATGTTCGGCGACGAGATCGAGGCGCTGTCCACCCTCCACCCGCTCACCGGCGAGGTGATCACCGACGACCAGGAGCTGTACATCTTCCCGGCCAGCCACTACATCGCGGGGCCGGAGAGGATGGAGCGGGCCATCGCCGGGATCGAGGCCGAGCTGGCGGACAGCCTCGCCACCATGGAGAAGCAGGGCAAGATGCTGGAGGCCCAGCGGCTGCGGATGCGCACCACGTACGACATCGAGATGATGCGTCAGATCGGCTCCTGCTCGGGCATCGAGAACTACTCCATGCACATGGACGGCCGCGAGCCCGGTTCCGCGCCCCACACCCTCATCGACTACTTCCCGGACGACTTCCTCCTGGTCATCGACGAGTCGCATGTCACGGTCCCGCAGATCGGCGCCATGTACGAGGGCGACGCCTCCCGCAAGCGCACCCTCGTCGAGCACGGCTTCCGGCTGCCGTCGGCCATGGACAACCGGCCGCTGAAGTGGGAAGAGTTCCTCGGGCGCATCGGGCAGACGGTGTATCTGTCCGCGACCCCGGGCCCGTACGAGCTGGCCCGCGGGGACGGCTTCGTGGAGCAGATCATCCGTCCGACCGGTCTGGTCGATCCGGAGGTGGTGGTCAAGCCCACCGACGGGCAGATCGACGACCTGGTGCACGAGATCCGTGCGCGCACCGAGAAGAACGAACGCGTCCTGGTCACCACCCTCACCAAGAAGATGGCCGAGGACCTCACCGACTACTTCCTCGAGCTCGGCATCCAGGTCCGCTATCTGCACAGCGACGTGGACACCCTGCGGCGTGTGGAGCTGCTGCGCGAGCTGCGAGCGGGTGAGTACGACGTCCTGGTGGGCATCAACCTGCTGCGGGAGGGCCTCGACCTCCCCGAGGTCTCCCTGGTGGCCATTCTGGACGCCGACAAGGAGGGCTTCCTGCGGTCCGGTTCGGCGCTCATCCAGACCATCGGACGCGCGGCGCGCAATGTCTCCGGCCAGGTGCACATGTACGCCGACAAGGTCACCCGGGCGATGGAGAAGGCCATCGACGAGACCAACCGCCGCCGGGAGAAGCAGCTGGCCTACAACAAGGCGAACGGCATCGACCCGCAGCCGCTCCGCAAGAAGATCGGCGACATCGTCGCCACGATCGCCCGGGAGGAGATCGACACCCGGGAGCTGCTGGGCACGGGGTACCGCCAGGGCGCGGAGGCCAAGGACACCAAGGGCAAGGCACCGGTCCCGGCGCTGGGGGCCAAGGCCGCGAAGGGCAAGGGCGGCAAGGAAGCGGCGGCACTGACGGACCGTCCCGCCGCCGAACTGGCCGAGCTCATCGAGGAGATGACGGAGCGGATGCGGGCCGCCGCGGCCGAGCTGCAGTTCGAGGTCGCCGCCAGGCTCCGCGACGAGGTCGGCGAACTGAAGAAGGAGCTGCGGCAAATGAGGGAGGCCGGGGTGAAGTAGCGGGGCGGCGTCAGCTGAGGGTGAGTGAGCCAAGGGGCGGCGCCCGGCCGGTCCGTCCGGACGGGGCCGTATCCGCCTGAGCGGGGCATCACCGCAAGTGAACGGGGTGTGCCCAGCGGTTCCCGGTGTGTTGCAGAAGCGCCACAAAAGGCGAGCCACAGCCGCTTTCGGCACGTCGGCGTGCATAGGGTCGAAGGGGCCGCCGGAAAGCTGGGCGGGGACAGTACAGAGAGGGGACGGCGCGTGTCGGTCAATTTGGCCAAGGGACAGGGCATCAGCCTGGAGAAGTCCGACGGAGGAAGCCTGACCGCGGTGCGGATGGGGCTGGGATGGCGTTCGGCGCCGCGCCGCGGGCTGTTCGGAAGGCGGACCAGTGAGATCGACCTCGATGCCTCGGCGGTGCTGTTCGCCGAGAAGAAGCCCATAGATGTCGTCTTCTTCCAGCACCTGACCAGCGATGACGGCGCGGTCCGGCACACCGGCGACAACCTGGTCGGTGGTGCGGGCAAGGGCGGTGACGACGAGGCGATCCTGGTGGACCTGGCGCGGGTGCCGGTGCACATCGACCAGATCGTGTTCACCGTCAACTCCTTCACCGGCCAGACCTTCGCCGAGGTGCAGGATGCCTTCTGCCGTCTGGTGGACGAGACCACCGGCGAGGAGCTGGCCCGCTACACCCTCACGGGCGGCGGCGACTACACCGCACAGGTCATGTCCAAGGTGCACCGGGTGGGCGACGGCTGGCAGATGACCGCCATCGGTGAGCCCTCCGTCGGCCGTACCTTCCAGGACCTCGTGCCGGCGATCCTGCCGCACCTGTAGCCACACACCGCGGCAGCGCGCACCGGGCCGCGCCGCCCCGGGCGCTCCGGTCCGCCGCCCGGAAGCCGGCCGGGAACGCGCCACGACAAGCAGGGGGAAGACTGATGACGGCCGAGCTGGTCCGGGGGCAGAACCATCCGCTGGACCGGACGCGGGTGGAGATCCGGGTGGCGGCGGGCGGTCCCGTCGTCGCCGGGGTCATGCTCGGCGACGCACACGGCAGGCTCTCCGGTAACGAGGCGGTCGCGCATCCGGGCGCGCCCCGGCGTACCGGGATCGAGGTTCCCCGCCAGGCGGCCGCCGAGCACCGCATCGCGGTGGATCTCGACGCGCTGCCCGGGGCCGTCCACCGGGTCAGCGTGCTGCTGGCGCTGCCCAGCGGGATCGGTGCGCTGACCGCCTTCGGCGCGGCCGCCGCGCCCTCCGTCGCGGTCACCGGCCTCGACGGCACCGCCCTCGCGCGCTACACCGTGACCGGCCTGGGCCCCGAGTCCGCCGTCGTCGCCCTGGAGCTCTACCGCAGGCAGGGCACCTGGAAGGTGCGTGCCGTGGGCCAGGGCTACGAAGGTGGCCTCCCGGCGATGCTGCACGACCAGGGGCTGCCGCAGGCGGCGGAACTGGCCGCGGAGATCGAGCAGGCGGTCGGCCTGGGGCAGGCCCGCGCGCTCCCCGCGCCCGCCCCCGTGGCGGCGGCCCGGTGCGAACAGTCCGGTACCGGCCCGGCCGCCGCGCCCGCCGGCGACCGGCCGTCCCCCGTGCACCGCACGGCATCTGACGACCCGGCAGCCTCGGCACACGGAACGGGAGCCGGAGCCGCCCACGGAGACGGCCCCCCGGCGCCGCCCACGGCCGATGCCGGCGCCGCAGCCGCAGCCGCATCCGGAGCCGCATCCGGAGCCGCAGCCTCGACCGGTACCGAGGCCGCCCCCGTCCCGCCCGCCGGCGCCCCCGTCGACTACCGGCACCCGCGGCGCCGCGCCACCCCCGCGCCACCCGACCCCGCCCCGTCCGTCGCAACCCCGTCCCCCGCAACCCCGCCGGCCGACGGCCCCGCCACACCCGACGGCCCCCCGCTGCCGGTGGCCGGGGATGCCGCCGGCTGGAGCATGGAGGAGCGGCTCTACAACCAGGTCTGGGGCATGTTCGAGGACCTGGCCCGTTCGGTCGCCGCCTACCGCAGCGCCGCCGACTTCGCCCGGTCCCGTCTGGAGCAGGAGCTCGACAAGGCCCTCGCCGACCCGCGCAACCGCCTCGGTACGGCCGCCGATGCCGCCCGTGCCACCGCCCGCGACCGGCACGCCACCCTCCTGACCCGGGCCCGTGCCGCCCTCGACCGCGATCTGGGCCAGCTCGTGGCCGAGTCGGAGGTCGTGGAGCCCGCACTGCCGCCGGCCTTCGCCCGCTGGGACAGCCCCGTATGGCAGGGCCACCACGCCTCCCAGGAGCGGCCGATGGCGGTGCGCCTGGGCGATCTCCACCTCCCGGAGGTCCTGGACCTGCGCATTCCCATGCTCGTACGCCTCCCCCTGGAGCGCGGGCTGTGGATCGACAGCGGACCCGATGTCCGGGCCCACCCTGGCCGCCCCGACCCCGAGCGGGAGGTCGGCCGGCGGGAGCTGGGCAGCGCGCTCACGGACGGGCCGCCCGACGAGGCCGAACTGCGCCGCCTGGCCATGGAGACCGCCGTCGCGCTCGCCGCCCGACTGCTCGCCGTCCACCCGCCCGGCGACTTCGCGGTCCAGGTCATCGACCCGGCCGGTACCGCGGCGCCCGCGCTCGCGCCCCTGGTGGAGAGCGGCGTGCTGCCCGCCCTCCCGGTGCCCGGCGCCCAGGGGGTGGCCTCGGTCCTGGAAGACCTGACACGGCGGGTCGAGCTGGTGCAGATGGCCGTCCGCCACCGCGCCGCCGATGCGCTGCCGCCGGACCTCGACCCCGCCGACCAGCTGCTGATCGTGCACGACTTCCCGCACGGCTTCGACGACCGCGCCCTCACCCTGCTCCGCTATCTGGCCGACGAGGGGCCGGCCGTCGGGGTGCATCTCCTGATGGTCGCCGACCGCGCCCAGGCCCGGGAGTACGGCCCGGTCCTGGACCCGCTGTGGCGCTCCCTGCTGCGGATCACCCCGGTCCCCGATGCCCACCTCGCCGACCCCTGGGTCGGCCATGCCTGGACGTACGAACCCCTGCTCGCCCCGAAGGGCAGTCAGGTGGTGCGGCAGACGCTGGAGCGGGTCGCAGGCGCCCGGCGGCCATCCTGACCTGCGACTTTACCTTTCTCTTTACTATTCATTGGGTTTCCTTTACGCTTCTTTGTGCGGAGGGGAGTATTCCTACGCGACGTACCCGTCATCACGGATTGCGAGTGTGACGAGATCCCGGGGCGTCGGTCCCGCCCCTCGAGGGGCGGCGGGGTGGAAGAGACCTCCGGCAGCGACGACGCTGTGAGTGCCGTACGAATCTGCCGGAGGAGCAGTGGACGTTTCCCCTACCCTGTGGGCGCTGACCATTCTTGGTCTGTGTGTCCTGATCGCCGCCGATTTCTTCATCGGCGGCCGCAAACCGCACGAGGTCTCCCTCAAGGAGGCCGGAATCTGGACCGGTGTCTGGATCGCGCTCGCCACGCTTTTCGGCCTCGGGCTGCTGCTGCTCGGCGGCACCGCACCGGCCGGTGAATTCTTCGCGGGATTCATCACCGAGAAGTCCCTGAGCGTCGACAACCTCTTCGTCTTCGTCCTGATCATGGCGAAGTTCGCGGTCCCGGCGATCTACCAGCAGCGGGTGCTGCTGGTGGGTGTGCTGATCGCGCTGGTGCTGCGGGCCGGCTTCATCAGTGCCGGCGCCGCGATCATCGCCAACTTCTCCTGGGTGTTCTACCTCTTCGGCGCGTTCCTCATCTGGACCGCGTGGAAGCTCATCAAGGAGGCGCGCGCCGAGGAGGAGGACGAGGAGTTCGAGGAGAACCGCTTCCTGAAGATGGTCGAGAAGCGCTTCCCGTCGACCGACACGTACCACGGGACCAAGCTGTTCATCGTCGAGAACGGCAAGCGGCTGATGACGCCGATGCTGATCGTCATGCTGGCGATCGGCACCACCGACGTCCTCTTCGCGCTGGACTCGATCCCGGCGATCTTCGGCCTGACCCAGGACCCGTACATCGTCTTCACCGCCAACGCCTTTGCCCTGATGGGTCTGCGGCAGCTGTACTTCCTGATCGGCGGACTGCTGAAGAAGCTGGTCCACCTCTCGTACGGCCTGTCGATCATCCTGGGGTTCATCGGGGTCAAGCTGGTGCTGCATGCGCTGCACGAGTCCGGGGTGCCCGTTCCGGAGATCAGCATTCCGGTCTCGCTGGGCGTCATCTGCGCCGTGCTGATCGTCACCACGATCACCAGCCTGCGCGCCTCGAAGAAGCAAGCGGGCGGCGAGACGGCGGTCAAGGAGAACAGCGGCGTCTGAGGCCGCCGCCCGGCGCGGTACGCCACGACGGCGCCCGGCCCG belongs to Streptomyces sp. NBC_01454 and includes:
- a CDS encoding type II toxin-antitoxin system PemK/MazF family toxin, whose translation is MTTSFNAPDEPDALPGSQGPAATVEAQPRSIGTVTMTYAPDPDGDPDPGEIVWTWVPYEENDGRGKDRPVLVVAREAGGTLLAVQLSSKGHHNDREWVPLGAGPWDRAGRDSWVAVDRVLRVHPAGMRREACALDRGRFNLVVNRLRERYGWR
- a CDS encoding TerD family protein; translated protein: MTAELVRGQNHPLDRTRVEIRVAAGGPVVAGVMLGDAHGRLSGNEAVAHPGAPRRTGIEVPRQAAAEHRIAVDLDALPGAVHRVSVLLALPSGIGALTAFGAAAAPSVAVTGLDGTALARYTVTGLGPESAVVALELYRRQGTWKVRAVGQGYEGGLPAMLHDQGLPQAAELAAEIEQAVGLGQARALPAPAPVAAARCEQSGTGPAAAPAGDRPSPVHRTASDDPAASAHGTGAGAAHGDGPPAPPTADAGAAAAAASGAASGAAASTGTEAAPVPPAGAPVDYRHPRRRATPAPPDPAPSVATPSPATPPADGPATPDGPPLPVAGDAAGWSMEERLYNQVWGMFEDLARSVAAYRSAADFARSRLEQELDKALADPRNRLGTAADAARATARDRHATLLTRARAALDRDLGQLVAESEVVEPALPPAFARWDSPVWQGHHASQERPMAVRLGDLHLPEVLDLRIPMLVRLPLERGLWIDSGPDVRAHPGRPDPEREVGRRELGSALTDGPPDEAELRRLAMETAVALAARLLAVHPPGDFAVQVIDPAGTAAPALAPLVESGVLPALPVPGAQGVASVLEDLTRRVELVQMAVRHRAADALPPDLDPADQLLIVHDFPHGFDDRALTLLRYLADEGPAVGVHLLMVADRAQAREYGPVLDPLWRSLLRITPVPDAHLADPWVGHAWTYEPLLAPKGSQVVRQTLERVAGARRPS
- a CDS encoding methylated-DNA--[protein]-cysteine S-methyltransferase, producing the protein MTHEEQDSPPAAAPDAAPETTRRDWAWTRLETPIGPLLLAATGTGLVQVVFHADARTARRALTPLEQLFGGPPLTGIPHLATAVSELSAYFAGGLRTFTVPLDWSLSSGFSARVLRILACDVPYGGVVGYQDLADRVGEPGAARAVGAAMGSNPLPVIVPCHRVVASDGGIGGFGGGLETKRLLLALEGVLPAPLF
- the uvrB gene encoding excinuclease ABC subunit UvrB, which produces MRPVSKIERTVAPFEVVSPYQPSGDQPAAIAELEKRVRGGEKDVVLLGATGTGKSATTAWMIEKLQRPTLVLAPNKTLAAQLANEFRELLPNNAVEYFVSYYDYYQPEAYVPQSDTYIEKDSSINEEVERLRHSATNSLLTRRDVIVVASVSCIYGLGTPQEYVDRMVPLKVGDEFDRDQLLRRFVDIQYTRNDVSFTRGTFRVRGDTIEIFPVYEELAVRIEMFGDEIEALSTLHPLTGEVITDDQELYIFPASHYIAGPERMERAIAGIEAELADSLATMEKQGKMLEAQRLRMRTTYDIEMMRQIGSCSGIENYSMHMDGREPGSAPHTLIDYFPDDFLLVIDESHVTVPQIGAMYEGDASRKRTLVEHGFRLPSAMDNRPLKWEEFLGRIGQTVYLSATPGPYELARGDGFVEQIIRPTGLVDPEVVVKPTDGQIDDLVHEIRARTEKNERVLVTTLTKKMAEDLTDYFLELGIQVRYLHSDVDTLRRVELLRELRAGEYDVLVGINLLREGLDLPEVSLVAILDADKEGFLRSGSALIQTIGRAARNVSGQVHMYADKVTRAMEKAIDETNRRREKQLAYNKANGIDPQPLRKKIGDIVATIAREEIDTRELLGTGYRQGAEAKDTKGKAPVPALGAKAAKGKGGKEAAALTDRPAAELAELIEEMTERMRAAAAELQFEVAARLRDEVGELKKELRQMREAGVK
- a CDS encoding TerD family protein, with protein sequence MSVNLAKGQGISLEKSDGGSLTAVRMGLGWRSAPRRGLFGRRTSEIDLDASAVLFAEKKPIDVVFFQHLTSDDGAVRHTGDNLVGGAGKGGDDEAILVDLARVPVHIDQIVFTVNSFTGQTFAEVQDAFCRLVDETTGEELARYTLTGGGDYTAQVMSKVHRVGDGWQMTAIGEPSVGRTFQDLVPAILPHL
- a CDS encoding glycerophosphodiester phosphodiesterase: MRIRPVATVAAGALLGLSALVLSPAAQAAPHGHPPVMVAHRGAASYAPENTLASIDAAARLGFEWVENDVQRTKDGELVILHDSSLARTTNVEQVFPDRSPWNVSDFTLREIEKLDAGSWFGAKFKGERVPTLEDYMDEVEHNDQSLLMELKSPELYPGIERETLRELRGAGWLNSAHLKDRLVIQSFNADAIKTVHRLQPEVRTGFLGNPSVADLPKFAKYCDQINPVHTAVTRDYVAAVHGLKGPHRRPLDLYTWTVDDPATAVKVAGLGVDGIISNKPDVVRAAVGGEDDD
- a CDS encoding WGR domain-containing protein produces the protein MSEGRTYLELSQEGGGAPKFYEVTVRGTVVSVRYGRIGAGGQQQTSTFPTGEKARAAAARKIGEKVRKGYAPAVQGQRSARPVTRRQVTSTPSTARAVAPVLWRFRTGASAFGIHVAEDRCWVGNQHGDVYTLGHDGEVLAHYQLPDGVKCLVADDFWIYAGCDDGTVYDLSSKVPFAAYDIAPDVDIFWLDIREGVLHVADRDGGLTVIDHEDEFQWSRRSAGAHAWMVRRDERAVYHGHHRGVTAYRADGSRELWHTPTNGAVLFGWQEDHAVYAGTDRRVVQRLAKDDGTPEATYRCDTVVYSCATAPGGRYVFAGDSASSVYCFAADGTRLWKLGTGGGSALSMQYLDEKLYLVTTDGSLVCVDASDAAVTAARSGTVPLAREVKSAAALPTYTPSASVRTVAAADASGIVVECVQEGGRLRVHVVSGGHDPAWNVQFPRHIRRAGARFAVDDLAAAPGGFYRVRGEIRQLV
- a CDS encoding TerC family protein, which translates into the protein MDVSPTLWALTILGLCVLIAADFFIGGRKPHEVSLKEAGIWTGVWIALATLFGLGLLLLGGTAPAGEFFAGFITEKSLSVDNLFVFVLIMAKFAVPAIYQQRVLLVGVLIALVLRAGFISAGAAIIANFSWVFYLFGAFLIWTAWKLIKEARAEEEDEEFEENRFLKMVEKRFPSTDTYHGTKLFIVENGKRLMTPMLIVMLAIGTTDVLFALDSIPAIFGLTQDPYIVFTANAFALMGLRQLYFLIGGLLKKLVHLSYGLSIILGFIGVKLVLHALHESGVPVPEISIPVSLGVICAVLIVTTITSLRASKKQAGGETAVKENSGV
- a CDS encoding DUF1697 domain-containing protein, translating into MSRQIALLRGINVGGHNSFPKAGQLELAESLGLKDVSVLLQTGNIVFADPGTPPEETARMLHDRIAAELGLTVPVVVRTAEELAAAVAANPFPQAVPEPKTLHVTFLSDVPADTSRLDALDPAAFAPDQYRLIGRELYLWCPGGTGRSKLAETVSRARLGVTATARNWNTVSKLLALAEA